The Nocardioides humi genome includes a region encoding these proteins:
- a CDS encoding DNA topoisomerase IB, with product MIPPAWTEVWICPRPNGHLQAVGIDAAGRRQYLYHPDWVARRAEEKHARVVRLGRRLPRIREAVLADLDADDLGARATCALAVRLIDLGCFRVGNDVYAEEYGSFGLTTLERQHVRRSGEVLVFAFTGKSGIEHHVEIDDELAVRALDRRRRRRRADPRLLDVSGTDVNDYLRDVSGLDATAKDFRTWHGTVLAAAALAEAPGPEATKTARKRAVAAAMREVAEFLGNTPALARSAYVDPRVVDAYEEGRTIRAAARRRYDDADARRAALERATLRLVGGR from the coding sequence GTGATCCCGCCGGCCTGGACCGAGGTGTGGATCTGCCCGCGGCCCAACGGCCACCTGCAGGCGGTCGGGATCGACGCGGCCGGGCGCCGGCAGTACCTCTACCACCCGGACTGGGTCGCCCGGCGCGCGGAGGAGAAGCACGCCCGGGTGGTGCGGCTGGGCCGCCGGCTGCCGCGGATCCGGGAGGCGGTCCTCGCCGATCTCGACGCCGACGACCTCGGCGCCCGGGCGACCTGCGCCCTGGCGGTCCGGCTGATCGACCTCGGCTGCTTCCGCGTCGGCAACGACGTGTACGCCGAGGAGTACGGCTCCTTCGGGCTCACCACCCTCGAGCGTCAGCACGTGCGCCGGTCCGGGGAGGTGCTGGTCTTCGCGTTCACCGGCAAGTCCGGGATCGAGCACCACGTCGAGATCGACGACGAGCTCGCGGTCCGCGCGCTCGACCGGCGCCGGCGCCGCCGCCGGGCCGACCCGCGGCTGCTCGACGTGTCCGGGACCGACGTCAACGACTACCTGCGCGACGTGAGCGGGCTCGACGCCACCGCCAAGGACTTCCGCACCTGGCACGGCACCGTGCTGGCCGCCGCGGCCCTCGCCGAGGCGCCCGGGCCGGAGGCCACGAAGACCGCCCGGAAGCGGGCGGTCGCCGCCGCGATGCGCGAGGTCGCCGAGTTCCTCGGCAACACGCCCGCGCTCGCGCGCTCGGCGTACGTCGACCCACGGGTGGTCGACGCCTACGAGGAGGGCCGCACGATCCGGGCCGCCGCCCGGCGCCGGTACGACGACGCGGACGCGCGCCGCGCCGCGCTCGAGCGGGCGACGCTGCGGCTCGTCGGGGGTCGGTGA
- a CDS encoding hydroxyacid-oxoacid transhydrogenase, with product MTDHATETVFTYAAPALKFGRGAAAEVGYDVRGWGARRALLVTDAGVVAAGHAETVAGSLRAHGVEVVTYAGARVEPTDASLEEAVAFARGEGPFDAVVAVGGGSSIDTGKAVALLVTNPGELMDYVNAPIGKARAPEQPVLPLAAVPTTTGTGAESTTICVMDVLALEVKTGISHPALRPRLAVVDPALSATQPPGVIAAAGMDILCHALESYTARWYGEFPAKSPEQRVPYCGSNPIADLWSERAMGLLSGAFRAAVREARDGAGGTEAAEQMALAATFAGLGFGNAGVHIPHANAYPIAGRVRDFRPADYPQAEPMVPHGMAVALTAPEAFRFTFDAAPERHLRAARLLDPAAAGDGPDVLPGVIAALMRDIGIPNGLAEVGYGAGDVDALVDGALQQQRLLATAPRDVTGEDLAGIMAASLEHW from the coding sequence GTGACTGACCACGCGACGGAGACCGTCTTCACCTACGCCGCGCCCGCGCTCAAGTTCGGGCGGGGCGCCGCCGCCGAGGTCGGGTACGACGTCCGCGGCTGGGGCGCCCGACGGGCCCTGCTCGTCACCGACGCCGGCGTGGTGGCCGCCGGGCACGCCGAGACGGTCGCGGGGTCGCTGCGCGCCCACGGCGTCGAGGTCGTGACCTACGCCGGCGCCCGGGTCGAGCCGACCGACGCCTCGCTGGAGGAGGCGGTGGCGTTCGCCCGCGGCGAGGGGCCGTTCGACGCGGTGGTCGCCGTCGGCGGCGGCTCGTCGATCGACACCGGCAAGGCGGTCGCGCTGCTGGTGACCAACCCGGGCGAGCTGATGGACTACGTCAACGCCCCGATCGGCAAGGCGCGTGCGCCCGAGCAGCCGGTGCTGCCGCTGGCGGCCGTGCCGACCACGACGGGCACCGGCGCGGAGTCGACCACGATCTGCGTGATGGACGTGCTCGCCCTCGAGGTGAAGACCGGCATCAGCCACCCGGCCCTGCGGCCGCGGCTCGCGGTGGTGGACCCGGCCCTGTCCGCGACCCAGCCGCCGGGTGTGATCGCGGCGGCCGGGATGGACATCCTGTGCCACGCGCTGGAGAGCTACACCGCCCGCTGGTACGGCGAGTTCCCGGCCAAGAGCCCGGAGCAGCGGGTGCCCTACTGCGGCTCGAACCCGATCGCCGACCTCTGGTCGGAGCGTGCCATGGGGCTGCTGTCCGGCGCCTTCCGCGCCGCCGTACGCGAGGCGCGGGACGGCGCCGGCGGGACCGAGGCGGCCGAGCAGATGGCGCTCGCGGCGACCTTCGCCGGCCTCGGGTTCGGCAACGCCGGCGTGCACATCCCGCACGCCAACGCCTACCCGATCGCCGGGCGGGTGCGGGACTTCCGGCCGGCCGACTACCCGCAGGCCGAGCCGATGGTGCCGCACGGCATGGCCGTCGCGCTCACCGCGCCCGAGGCGTTCCGGTTCACCTTCGACGCCGCGCCCGAGCGGCACCTGCGGGCCGCGCGGCTGCTCGACCCGGCCGCCGCCGGCGACGGGCCGGACGTGCTGCCCGGCGTGATCGCCGCCCTGATGCGCGACATCGGGATCCCCAACGGCCTGGCCGAGGTCGGGTACGGCGCCGGCGACGTCGACGCACTCGTCGACGGTGCGCTGCAGCAGCAGCGGCTGCTGGCGACGGCGCCCAGGGACGTGACGGGGGAGGACCTGGCGGGGATCATGGCCGCCTCGCTGGAGCACTGGTGA
- a CDS encoding macro domain-containing protein, with protein MEIEVVEGDITAQDVAAVVNAANRAMRGGAGVDGAIHRAGGPEVLEDCRRRFPRGLATGDAGWTTAGRMSARWVIHVVGPNRHRGETDRSLLTSCYRRALEVADELGARSVAFPLISAGAYGWPKDDAVDAALETLRATPTGVEVARMVAFGRSAYELIAGRL; from the coding sequence ATGGAGATCGAGGTCGTCGAGGGCGACATCACCGCGCAGGACGTGGCGGCCGTGGTCAACGCGGCCAACCGTGCGATGCGCGGAGGGGCGGGGGTGGACGGCGCCATCCACCGGGCGGGCGGGCCGGAGGTGCTGGAGGACTGCCGGCGCCGCTTCCCGCGCGGCCTGGCCACCGGCGACGCCGGGTGGACCACGGCGGGGCGGATGTCGGCCCGGTGGGTGATCCACGTCGTCGGGCCCAACCGCCACCGCGGCGAGACCGACCGGTCGCTGCTGACCTCGTGCTACCGCCGCGCGCTGGAGGTCGCCGACGAGCTCGGCGCCCGCTCGGTGGCGTTCCCGCTGATCAGCGCCGGCGCCTACGGCTGGCCCAAGGACGACGCCGTCGACGCGGCCCTGGAGACCCTGCGCGCGACGCCGACCGGGGTCGAGGTGGCGCGGATGGTGGCGTTCGGCCGGTCGGCGTACGAGCTCATCGCCGGCCGCCTGTAG
- a CDS encoding DUF1648 domain-containing protein, whose translation MSARRWFAAAVAAYTAAWVLAAVLLPERVPVHFGLSGEVDRWAGRTGALVAFALIGAGVAALLWGAAALGDRVPLSQLNTPRKDWWAATPERVAELRRRGRRDLEVIGAATMALLTAVLLGTVRAARAETPRLGAVFLALVAVYVVFVLVWVVRAHRDRRAAGED comes from the coding sequence GTGAGCGCGCGCCGCTGGTTCGCCGCCGCGGTCGCGGCGTACACCGCCGCGTGGGTCCTCGCCGCCGTCCTGCTGCCGGAGCGGGTGCCGGTGCACTTCGGCCTCTCCGGGGAGGTCGACCGCTGGGCCGGACGGACCGGTGCGCTGGTCGCCTTCGCCCTGATCGGCGCGGGCGTCGCCGCGCTGCTGTGGGGCGCCGCGGCGCTCGGCGACCGGGTGCCGCTGTCCCAGCTGAACACGCCGCGCAAGGACTGGTGGGCCGCCACGCCCGAGCGGGTGGCCGAGCTGCGCCGGCGCGGCCGGCGCGATCTCGAGGTCATCGGAGCCGCGACCATGGCACTGCTCACCGCTGTGCTGCTGGGCACGGTCCGGGCCGCGCGGGCCGAGACGCCCCGGCTGGGCGCCGTGTTCCTCGCGCTCGTCGCGGTCTACGTCGTGTTCGTGCTGGTGTGGGTGGTCCGGGCCCACCGCGACCGCCGGGCGGCCGGCGAGGACTGA
- a CDS encoding class I SAM-dependent methyltransferase yields MSTVPLSDALVRVRADLLADDRLVRAVASGRRRAAVPPWRRVELRWVDLKAGRHLQVVRYDATQAHTANHLRGGPAEEAVDALLAEAFGNWTVETTERQLSLRVTKRGDAAVHTKAPAAQAAETAVDRGHDRAKERLLPEDDPVFAALGLADAQGRIKPSRMAKYRQVEDFLRVLDRSVADARARGHLRRPTEEDPLRIVDLGCGNGYLTFAAQRFLSERRGLPVRLTGVDVKEQSRDHNAAVAERLGIDARFVAGTIGGAELEQAPDVVLALHACDTATDDALARAVGWEAPLVLAAPCCHHDIAAQLRTATAPAPYSSLVRDGILRERFADTLTDTLRALLLRRAGYRVDVMEFVDSRHTPRNTLLRAVRTGAAADSEEYDALVAAWGIHPRLGELLG; encoded by the coding sequence GTGAGCACGGTTCCCCTCAGCGACGCTCTGGTCCGGGTCCGCGCCGACCTGCTGGCCGACGACCGGCTGGTGCGTGCGGTCGCGTCGGGGCGCCGGCGCGCCGCCGTACCCCCGTGGCGGCGGGTCGAGCTGCGCTGGGTGGACCTCAAGGCCGGACGGCACCTCCAGGTCGTCCGGTACGACGCCACGCAGGCCCACACCGCCAACCACCTCCGCGGCGGGCCGGCCGAGGAGGCCGTCGACGCGCTGCTGGCCGAGGCGTTCGGCAACTGGACCGTCGAGACGACCGAGCGGCAGCTCAGCCTGCGGGTGACCAAGAGGGGCGATGCCGCCGTCCACACGAAGGCCCCGGCGGCGCAGGCCGCCGAGACGGCCGTCGACCGCGGCCACGACCGGGCCAAGGAGCGGCTGCTGCCGGAGGACGACCCGGTGTTCGCGGCGCTCGGGCTCGCCGACGCCCAGGGCCGGATCAAGCCGAGCCGGATGGCGAAGTACCGCCAGGTCGAGGACTTCCTGCGCGTCCTGGACCGCTCCGTCGCCGACGCCCGGGCCCGCGGCCACCTGCGCCGGCCGACCGAGGAGGACCCGCTGCGGATCGTCGACCTCGGCTGCGGCAACGGGTACCTCACCTTCGCCGCGCAGCGCTTCCTCAGCGAGCGCCGCGGGCTGCCGGTCCGGCTGACCGGCGTCGACGTCAAGGAGCAGTCCCGCGACCACAACGCCGCCGTCGCCGAGCGCCTGGGCATCGACGCCCGCTTCGTCGCCGGCACCATCGGCGGCGCGGAGCTCGAGCAGGCTCCGGACGTCGTGCTCGCGCTGCACGCCTGCGACACCGCCACCGACGACGCCCTCGCCCGCGCCGTCGGGTGGGAGGCTCCGCTGGTGCTCGCCGCGCCCTGCTGCCACCACGACATCGCGGCCCAGCTGCGCACGGCGACCGCCCCGGCGCCGTACTCCTCCCTGGTGCGCGACGGCATCCTGCGCGAGCGCTTCGCCGACACGCTCACCGACACGCTGCGTGCGCTGCTGCTGCGGCGGGCGGGCTACCGGGTCGACGTGATGGAGTTCGTCGACAGCCGGCACACGCCCCGCAACACGCTGCTGCGGGCGGTGCGGACGGGGGCCGCCGCCGACAGCGAGGAGTACGACGCGCTCGTCGCCGCGTGGGGCATCCACCCGCGGCTGGGGGAGCTGCTCGGGTGA
- a CDS encoding PD40 domain-containing protein gives MTHRLGRLAGAGLAALCALSLTLALPPHATPAASAASGGGTLTYIKDHDVWIARGDGTGARPLTTDGSAGLPYRAPSQSDTGIVAAVRYQNLVVMDQQGRVLAEIDPPRLPSSLGGTMDGSPVDAAISPDGALIAYTFAEHSCTNGCAWRTATGYVSTTGAGTPATYGTSFYADPSWVTGRRTLQSGGYGHHVMVHDIGSPTQQHWFDDGDIWYPSEDFGNVEVSPDGTLLAGVRGYGDDRDILTYRVDGNIRSGTLPGLPADACRLDGEASDKITDPTWSPDSTTLAFGAADGVWTFADNKLGCTGELRLLLPGASEPDWSAAPLSPPAPAGRAARAGRPARRRVTPRRSPP, from the coding sequence ATGACCCATCGTCTCGGCCGGCTCGCCGGAGCCGGGCTCGCCGCCCTGTGCGCCCTCAGCCTGACGCTCGCGTTGCCGCCGCATGCCACGCCGGCGGCGTCCGCCGCCTCGGGCGGCGGCACGCTCACCTACATCAAGGACCACGACGTGTGGATCGCGCGGGGAGACGGCACCGGCGCGCGTCCGCTGACGACCGACGGCAGCGCCGGGCTGCCGTACCGCGCGCCCAGCCAGTCCGACACCGGGATCGTCGCCGCGGTGCGGTACCAGAATCTGGTCGTGATGGACCAGCAGGGCCGGGTGCTGGCCGAGATCGACCCGCCGCGCCTGCCGAGCTCGCTCGGCGGCACCATGGACGGCAGCCCGGTCGACGCCGCCATCTCCCCGGACGGCGCCCTGATCGCCTACACCTTCGCCGAGCACTCCTGCACCAACGGCTGCGCCTGGCGCACCGCCACCGGATACGTCAGCACGACCGGCGCGGGCACGCCGGCGACGTACGGGACCTCGTTCTACGCCGACCCGTCCTGGGTCACCGGCCGGCGCACGCTGCAGAGCGGCGGCTACGGCCACCACGTGATGGTGCACGACATCGGGTCGCCGACCCAGCAGCACTGGTTCGACGACGGCGACATCTGGTACCCGAGCGAGGACTTCGGCAACGTCGAGGTCTCGCCCGACGGCACCCTGCTGGCCGGCGTCCGCGGGTACGGCGACGACCGCGACATCCTGACCTACCGGGTCGACGGGAACATCCGCTCGGGCACCCTGCCCGGCCTGCCGGCCGACGCCTGCCGCCTCGACGGCGAGGCGTCCGACAAGATCACCGACCCGACCTGGTCGCCCGACAGCACCACGCTCGCGTTCGGCGCCGCCGACGGCGTGTGGACCTTCGCGGACAACAAGCTCGGCTGCACCGGTGAGCTGCGGCTGCTGCTCCCCGGCGCCAGTGAGCCCGACTGGTCCGCGGCGCCGCTCAGCCCGCCCGCCCCGGCGGGCAGGGCGGCCCGGGCGGGCCGGCCGGCCCGCAGACGGGTGACGCCGCGGCGCTCACCGCCGTGA
- a CDS encoding esterase-like activity of phytase family protein, with the protein MRRLLAVVLLLAPFGIGLLTPGAAVEPVPGEPVFRFTDPRITESSGLVARDGLVVTVNDSGDANRVFTVDPATGDTVGVTRWQGQARDIEALAPAGDGEVWVGDIGDNAAARDHVVVARVPFGRGDREVTAPTYDLVYPDGPHDAETLLADPATGRLYVVAKEFIGRLYAAPERLDPDGPNELSVVDEVLGVATDGAFLPDGERLVLRNYGQAAVYTWPGLDRVAQVDLPRQQQGEGIAVAEDGTVLISSEGEGSEVLRVELPVDELPAGESPTASPTASPTASPAPSAGDDDRSPVHLDDERSLWPWAIGGVAGVVIVVVLLRSLRPRD; encoded by the coding sequence GTGAGGCGGCTGCTCGCGGTCGTGCTGCTGCTGGCGCCGTTCGGGATCGGCCTCCTCACCCCCGGGGCGGCGGTCGAGCCGGTGCCGGGCGAGCCCGTCTTCCGCTTCACCGACCCGCGGATCACCGAGTCCAGCGGCCTGGTCGCGCGTGACGGCCTGGTCGTCACGGTCAACGACTCCGGCGACGCCAACCGGGTCTTCACCGTCGACCCCGCGACCGGCGACACCGTCGGCGTCACCCGCTGGCAGGGCCAGGCCCGCGACATCGAGGCGCTCGCGCCCGCCGGCGACGGCGAGGTCTGGGTGGGCGACATCGGCGACAACGCCGCCGCCCGTGACCACGTCGTGGTGGCCCGGGTGCCGTTCGGGCGGGGCGACCGCGAGGTCACCGCCCCGACGTACGACCTGGTCTACCCCGACGGGCCGCACGACGCCGAGACGCTGCTCGCCGACCCGGCGACCGGCCGGCTCTACGTCGTCGCCAAGGAGTTCATCGGCCGCCTGTACGCCGCACCCGAGCGGCTCGACCCCGACGGCCCCAACGAGCTGAGCGTCGTCGACGAGGTGCTCGGCGTCGCCACCGACGGCGCCTTCCTCCCCGACGGCGAGCGCCTGGTGCTGCGCAACTACGGGCAGGCCGCCGTCTACACCTGGCCCGGCCTGGACCGGGTCGCCCAGGTCGACCTCCCGCGCCAGCAGCAGGGCGAGGGGATCGCGGTCGCCGAGGACGGCACGGTGCTGATCAGCTCGGAGGGCGAGGGCAGCGAGGTGCTGCGCGTCGAGCTGCCCGTCGACGAGCTGCCCGCCGGCGAGTCGCCGACAGCGTCCCCGACAGCGTCCCCGACAGCGTCGCCGGCGCCGTCCGCGGGGGACGACGACCGGTCTCCCGTGCACCTCGACGACGAGCGGTCCCTGTGGCCGTGGGCGATCGGCGGGGTGGCCGGCGTCGTCATCGTGGTCGTGCTGCTGCGCTCGCTGCGTCCCCGGGACTGA
- a CDS encoding NUDIX domain-containing protein: MAQRVQRLAAYAVIVRGDQILLSRLAERVTRRELWSLPGGGVDHGEDPRDAVVREVYEETGLHAQVGETAHVHSLHVADSWRRGRRVDAHSVRIVYEGWVPADAPEPHVTEVDGSTAEAAWKPIAAVLDGTVPTVSLVTEALAAYAVRQRQRSAAYAYVVQDDAILLTRTSDLAPDPGTWHLPGGGIDHGESPRDTIRRELWEECGLEGEADELLTVLDHHFTGTAPNGREEDFHAIGIIYRAHVGPGEPRVVEEDGTTDEVAWVPLADVAARKLKVYGSVRAAIEAAGDTVSA, translated from the coding sequence ATGGCGCAGCGGGTGCAGCGGTTGGCGGCGTACGCCGTGATCGTCCGCGGCGACCAGATCCTGTTGTCCCGGCTCGCGGAGCGGGTCACCCGGCGCGAGCTGTGGTCCCTGCCCGGAGGCGGGGTCGACCACGGGGAGGACCCGCGCGACGCGGTGGTCCGGGAGGTCTACGAGGAGACCGGCCTGCACGCCCAGGTCGGCGAGACCGCCCACGTGCACTCGCTCCACGTCGCCGACTCGTGGCGCCGCGGCCGGCGCGTCGACGCCCACTCGGTGCGGATCGTCTACGAGGGCTGGGTGCCGGCCGACGCGCCCGAGCCGCATGTCACCGAGGTCGACGGGTCGACCGCCGAGGCCGCCTGGAAGCCGATCGCGGCGGTGCTGGACGGCACCGTGCCGACGGTCAGCCTCGTGACCGAGGCGCTGGCGGCGTACGCCGTGCGGCAGCGCCAGCGCTCGGCCGCCTACGCGTACGTCGTGCAGGACGACGCCATCCTGCTGACCCGCACCTCCGACCTCGCGCCCGACCCCGGCACCTGGCACCTGCCCGGCGGCGGCATCGACCACGGCGAGTCGCCGCGCGACACCATCCGCCGCGAGCTGTGGGAGGAGTGCGGGCTCGAGGGCGAGGCCGACGAGCTGCTGACCGTGCTCGACCACCACTTCACCGGCACCGCCCCGAACGGCCGCGAGGAGGACTTCCACGCGATCGGGATCATCTACCGCGCCCACGTCGGACCGGGGGAGCCGCGGGTCGTCGAGGAGGACGGCACGACCGACGAGGTCGCCTGGGTGCCGCTGGCCGATGTCGCCGCCCGCAAGCTGAAGGTCTACGGATCGGTCCGCGCCGCCATCGAGGCGGCCGGCGATACCGTGTCGGCGTGA